A section of the Capra hircus breed San Clemente chromosome 23, ASM170441v1, whole genome shotgun sequence genome encodes:
- the VARS gene encoding valine--tRNA ligase isoform X5: MPDSYSPQYVEAAWYPWWEQQGFFRPEYGRSSVSAPNPRGIFMMCIPPPNVTGSLHLGHALTNSIQDSLTRWHRMRGETTLWNPGCDHAGIATQVVVEKKLWREQGLSRHQLGREAFLQEVWKWKEEKGDRIYHQLKKLGSSLDWNRACFTMDPKLSAAVTEAFVRLHEEGVIYRSTRLVNWSCTLNSAISDIEVDKKELTGRTLLSVPGYKEKVEFGVLVSFAYKVQGSDSDDEVVVATTRIETMLGDVAVAVHPKDPRYQHLKGKSVIHPFVSRSLPIVFDDFVDMEFGTGAVKITPAHDQNDYEVGQRHGLEAVSIMDARGALVNVPPPFLGLPRFEARKAVLAALKEQGLFRGIEDNPMVVPLCNRSKDVVEPLLRPQWYVRCGEMAQAASAAVTRGDLRILPEAHQRTWHAWMDNIRDWCISRQLWWGHRIPAYFITVNDPAVPPGEDPDGRYWVSGRTEAEAREKAAKEFGVSPDKISLQQDEDVLDTWFSSGLFPFSILGWPNQSEDLSVFYPGTLLETGHDILFFWVARMVMLGLKLTGKLPFKEVYLHAIVRDAHGRKMSKSLGNVIDPLDVIHGVSLQGLHDQLLNSNLDPSEVEKAKEGQKADFPTGIPECGTDALRFGLCAYTSQGRDINLDVNRILGYRHFCNKLWNATKFALRGLGKGFVPSPTSEPGGHESLVDRWIRSRLTEAVRLSNQGFQAYDFPAVTTAQYSFWLYELCDVYLECLKPVLNGVDLVAAECARQTLYTCLDVGLRLLSPFMPFVTEELFQRLPRRTPQAPPSLCVTAYPEPSECSWKDPEAEAAFELALSITRAVRSLRADYNLTRIRPDCFLEVADEATGALASAVSGYVQTLASAGIVAVLALGASAPQGCAVALASDRCSVHLQLQGLVDPARELGKLQAKRDEAQRQAQRLRERRAASGYTVKVPLKVQEADEAKLQQTEAELRKVDEAIALFQKML; encoded by the exons ATGCCTGACTCCTACAGCCCTCAGTACGTGGAGGCTGCCTGGTACCCTTGGTGGGAGCAGCAGGGCTTCTTCAGGCCTGAGTATGGG CGTTCCAGCGTGTCAGCACCAAACCCCCGGGGCATCTTCATGATGTGCATCCCACCCCCCAACGTGACAGGCTCCCTGCACCTGGGCCATGCGCTCACCAACTCGATCCAGGACTCCCTGACCCGCTG GCACCGCATGCGTGGAGAGACCACCCTGTGGAATCCTGGCTGTGACCACGCGGGCATTGCCACCcaggtggtggtggagaagaaacTCTGGCGCGAGCAAGGGCTGAGTCGGCACCAGCTGGGGCGAGAGGCTTTCCTGCAGGAGGTCTGGAAGTGGAAGGAGGA GAAAGGTGACCGGATTTACCACCAGCTGAAGAAGCTTGGCAGCTCCTTGGACTGGAATCGAGCCTGTTTCACCATGGATCCT AAACTGTCAGCAGCTGTGACAGAGGCCTTTGTACGGCTCCACGAGGAGGGAGTCATTTACCGCAGCACACGCCTTGTCAACTGGTCCTGCACCCTCAACTCTGCCATCTCCGACATCGAG GTGGATAAGAAGGAGCTGACAGGTCGTACCCTGCTCTCCGTGCCTGGCTACAAAGAGAAGGTGGAGTTTGGGGTCCTCGTCTCCTTTGCTTACAAGGTCCAAGGCTCAG ACAGCGACGACGAGGTGGTAGTGGCAACCACTCGGATCGAGACGATGCTGGGAGATGTGGCTGTAGCTGTGCACCCCAAAGACCCCAGATACCAG CACCTGAAGGGCAAGAGCGTGATCCACCCATTTGTGTCTCGGAGCCTCCCCATTGTCTTTGATGACTTTGTGGACATGGAGTTCGGCACAG GCGCGGTGAAGATCACCCCCGCCCACGACCAGAATGACTATGAGGTTGGGCAGCGGCACGGGCTGGAGGCCGTCAGCATCATGGACGCCCGTGGGGCCCTCGTCAACGTGCCCCCACCTTTCCTG GGCCTGCCCAGgtttgaggccaggaaggcagtgCTGGCAGCGCTCAAGGAGCAGGGGCTGTTCCGCGGCATTGAGGACAACCCCATGGTGGTGCCACTTTGCAA CCGCTCCAAGGACGTGGTGGAGCCTCTGCTGCGGCCGCAGTGGTACGTGCGCTGTGGGGAGATGGCTCAGGCTGCCAGTGCTGCTGTGACACGGGGTGACCTCCGTATCCTGCCGGAGGCCCATCAGCGGACGTGGCATGCCTGGATGGACAATATCCG GGACTGGTGTATCTCCCGGCAGCTGTGGTGGGGCCATCGCATCCCAGCCTACTTCATCACTGTCAACGACCCTGCCGTGCCCCCAGGGGAG GACCCTGACGGGCGGTACTGGGTGAGTGGGCGCACTGAGGCCGAGGCCCGGGAGAAGGCAGCCAAGGAGTTCGGCGTGTCCCCTGACAAGATCAGTCTCCAGCAAG ATGAAGATGTACTGGATACCTGGTTCTCCTCTggcctcttccccttctccatccTAGGCTGGCCCAACCAG TCAGAAGATCTGAGTGTGTTCTACCCGGGGACGCTGCTGGAGACAGGCCATGACATCCTCTTCTTCTGGGTGGCCAGGATGGTCATGCTCGGCCTCAAGCTCACTGGCAAGCTGCCCTTCAAAGAG GTCTACCTCCATGCCATCGTGCGGGACGCCCACGGCCGGAAGATGAGCAAGTCTCTAGGCAACGTCATTGACCCCCTGGACGTTATCCATGGGGTCTCCCTGCAG GGCCTCCACGACCAGTTACTGAACAGCAACCTGGATCCCAGCGAGgtggagaaagcaaaagagggGCAG AAGGCAGATTTCCCTACGGGGATCCCCGAGTGTGGCACCGATGCGCTCCGGTTTGGACTGTGCGCCTACACGTCCCAGG GCCGTGACATCAACCTGGATGTGAACCGGATATTGGGGTACCGCCATTTCTGCAACAAGCTCTGGAACGCCACCAAGTTTGCCCTCCGTGGCCTTGGGAAGGGTTTCGTGCCCTCACCCACGTCCGAG CCTGGAGGCCACGAGAGCCTGGTGGACCGCTGGATCCGCAGCCGGCTGACCGAAGCTGTGAGGCTCAGCAACCAAGGTTTCCAGGCCTACGACTTCCCGGCTGTCACCACCGCCCAGTACAGCTTCTGGCTCTACGAGCTCTGTGATGTCTACCTG GAGTGCCTGAAGCCTGTGCTGAATGGGGTAGACCTAGTGGCAGCCGAATGCGCCCGCCAGACCCTCTACACCTGCCTGGACGTGGGCCTGCGGCTACTCTCACCCTTCATGCCCTTCGTGACCGAGGAGCTGTTCCAGCGGCTGCCCCGGCGGACACCACAAGCTCCCCCTAGCCTATGCGTCACCGCCTACCCAGAGCCCTCGGAG tGCTCCTGGAAGGACCCTGAGGCAGAAGCTGCCTTCGAGCTGGCCCTGAGCATCACTCGAGCCGTGCGCTCCCTGCGTGCTGACTACAACCTCACCCGGATCAGGCCCGACT GTTTCCTGGAAGTGGCTGacgaggccacaggtgccctggCATCGGCGGTGTCGGGCTACGTGCAGACGCTGGCCAGCGCGGGGATCGTGGCCGTCCTGGCGCTGGGGGCTTCTGCACCCCAGGGCTGCGCTGTGGCTCTGGCCTCTGACCGCTGCTCCGTCCACCTGCAGCTGCAGGGGCTAGTAGACCCAGCCCGGGAGCTGGGCAAACTGCAGGCCAAGCGTGATGAGGCGCAGCGGCAGGCCCAGCGTCTGCGGGAGCGCCGCGCCGCCTCAGGCTACACTGTCAAGGTGCCCCTCAAAGTTCAGGAGGCAGATGAAGCCAAG CTCCAGCAGACAGAAGCAGAGCTCAGGAAGGTTGATGAGGCCATTGCCCTATTTCAGAAGATGCTGTGA